Proteins encoded within one genomic window of Oncorhynchus nerka isolate Pitt River linkage group LG17, Oner_Uvic_2.0, whole genome shotgun sequence:
- the LOC115120046 gene encoding small VCP/p97-interacting protein-like, whose amino-acid sequence MGMCLSCLGGAGDDVVPTPDPETRRRQLAEAAEKRQKETTYRGVKNPEAVERKKKKQEEMNKQEMTTSPSGGGGGLKWQVG is encoded by the exons ATGGGGATGTGCTTGTCGTGCCTTGGTGGAGCTGGAGACGACGTGGTACCGACACCAGACCCA GAGACGAGGAGACGTCAGCTAGCAGAGGCAGCtgagaagagacagaaagag ACAACCTACAGGGGTGTCAAAAACCCAGAAGCAgttgagagaaagaaaaagaaacaGGAGGAGATGAACAAACAAGAGATGACCACGTCTccgtctggagggggaggagggctgAAG TGGCAGGTGGGCTAA